Proteins found in one Choloepus didactylus isolate mChoDid1 chromosome 3, mChoDid1.pri, whole genome shotgun sequence genomic segment:
- the LRPAP1 gene encoding alpha-2-macroglobulin receptor-associated protein, with protein sequence MATRKVVSGPRGLLLVLLVLLLGPAPAAGHGGKYSREKNEPGPPPRREPGDEFRMEKLNQLWEKAKRLQLSPVKLSELHVDLKMQERDELSWKKMKAEGLDEDGEKEAKLVHSLSVILAKYGLDGKKDAQVGSSNSVSGDEDRLEDPRLEKLWHKAKTSGKFSSEELEKLWRELKHHKEKVHEYNVLMETVSRTEETHENVISPSETGPAKEAVLHSKHAELKDRLRAINQGFDRLRRVSHRGYEADSEFEEPRVIDLWDMAKSANFTEKELESFREELKHFEAKIEKHNHYQKELEISHEKLKHVENFGDREHLTRKKEKYALLEEKTKELGYKVKKHLQDLSSRISRGLQHNEL encoded by the exons ATGGCGACGCGCAAGGTCGTGTCGGGGCCGCGCGGGCTGCTGCTGGTGCTGCTGGTGCTGCTGCTCGGGCCCGCGCCGGCGGCGGGCCACGGCGGCAAGTACTCGCGGGAGAAGAACGAGCCCGGGCCGCCCCCGAGGCGCGAGCCCGGCGACGAGTTCCGGATGGAGAAGCTGAACCAGTTGTGGGAGAAAGCCAAGCGG CTGCAGCTCTCTCCGGTGAAACTGTCCGAACTCCACGTCGACCTGAAGATGCAAGAACGGGATGAGCTCAGCTGGAAGAAAATGAAGGCTGAAGGGTTGGACGAAGACGGGGAGAAGGAAGCGAAGCTCGTGCACAGTCTCAGCG TGATCTTGGCCAAGTACGGGCTGGACGGGAAGAAGGATGCGCAGGTGGGGAGCAGCAATTCCGTCAGCGGCGATGAGGACAGACTGGAGGACCCGAGGCTGGAGAAGCTGTGGCACAAG GCCAAGACCTCCGGGAAGTTCTCCAGTGAAGAATTGGAGAAGCTCTGGCGGGAGTTGAAGCATCATAAAGAAAAAGTTCACGAGTACAACGTCCTGATGGAGACCGTGAGCAGGACTGAAG AGACACACGAGAACGTCATCAGCCCCTCCGAGACGGGCCCTGCCAAGGAAGCGGTGCTGCACAGCAAGCACGCCGAGCTCAAGGACAGGCTGCGCGCCATCAACCAGGGCTTCGACCGCCTGAGGAGGGTCAGCCACAGGGGCTACGAGGCGGACAGCG AATTCGAAGAACCCCGGGTGATCGATCTGTGGGACATGGCGAAGTCGGCCAACTTCACCGAGAAGGAGCTGGAATCATTTCGG GAGGAGCTCAAGCACTTTGAAGCCAAAATTGAAAAGCACAACCACTACCAGAAGGAGCTGGAGATTTCCCATGAGAAGCTGAAGCACGTGGAGAACTTTGGGGACAGAGAGCACCTGACGCGGAAAAAGGAGAAGTACGCCCTGCTGGAGGAGAAGACCAAGGAGCTGGGCTACAag GTGAAGAAGCACCTGCAGGACCTCTCCAGCAGAATCTCCCGGGGCCTCCAGCACAATGAGCTCTGA